Proteins encoded by one window of Chrysiogenia bacterium:
- a CDS encoding TonB family protein, translated as DKMDGLLARGDHRVKLSDLIALDLLPSKNGIYAVTLQQDMKLSVEFGDHRVLVGFGPKPAEAPLPAKPARTPQLKAKPKLVLNPNFRFAEIPHLENEQPLFFGGLLGIGLIYGAMLYMMVWAIKFVPERDILAPPTRREITIVMPKKEEVPPVEEAVEEELPTEEEEAPEEDKPEDKPPADTPDDQAREKAKEQVQQLGLIQMMTSEGGAVQKDVAAVMDSLSNVFANAGPLSSNASEADATLQNLQTYGDGSGGIDGDIAGLARVGGGRKAKASAEKVSNPVVSGEAAQDKRRSFGAISATMRRYSSGFKVLYNRLLRKYPAARGKISIKFTIKANGTVVNPSIVTSNFKKYPDFEKDVLSRITKIKFEAIPEKAGSVTVEFPFVFNP; from the coding sequence CGGACAAGATGGACGGCCTGCTTGCGCGCGGCGATCACCGGGTGAAACTCTCCGACCTGATCGCGCTCGACCTGCTGCCTTCGAAGAACGGGATCTACGCGGTGACGCTGCAGCAGGACATGAAGCTCAGCGTCGAATTCGGCGACCATCGCGTGCTGGTGGGCTTCGGGCCCAAGCCGGCCGAAGCGCCGCTTCCTGCCAAGCCCGCACGCACGCCCCAGCTCAAGGCCAAGCCCAAGCTGGTGCTCAATCCAAACTTCCGTTTTGCCGAGATTCCCCATCTTGAGAACGAGCAGCCGCTCTTCTTCGGCGGTCTGCTGGGAATCGGCCTGATCTACGGCGCGATGCTCTACATGATGGTCTGGGCGATCAAGTTCGTGCCCGAGCGCGACATATTGGCTCCGCCGACCAGGCGGGAGATCACGATCGTGATGCCCAAGAAGGAAGAAGTACCACCGGTGGAAGAAGCGGTGGAAGAAGAGCTGCCCACCGAAGAAGAAGAGGCTCCTGAAGAGGACAAGCCCGAGGACAAGCCGCCGGCCGATACTCCCGACGATCAGGCGCGCGAGAAGGCCAAGGAACAGGTCCAGCAACTCGGTCTGATCCAGATGATGACTTCCGAAGGCGGTGCCGTTCAAAAGGACGTGGCCGCGGTGATGGATTCGCTCTCCAACGTGTTCGCCAATGCCGGGCCGCTCTCTTCGAATGCCAGTGAGGCGGACGCCACGCTGCAGAACCTGCAGACCTATGGCGATGGTTCGGGCGGTATCGACGGCGACATTGCCGGTCTGGCCCGTGTGGGCGGCGGCCGGAAGGCCAAGGCCTCGGCCGAGAAGGTCAGCAACCCGGTCGTTTCCGGCGAGGCTGCCCAGGACAAGCGCCGCAGCTTCGGTGCTATCAGCGCGACCATGCGGCGCTACTCATCGGGTTTCAAAGTGCTCTACAACCGCTTGCTGCGTAAGTATCCGGCGGCCCGCGGCAAGATCTCCATCAAGTTCACGATCAAGGCCAACGGCACGGTGGTCAATCCGAGCATCGTGACCTCGAACTTCAAGAAATACCCGGATTTCGAGAAGGACGTGCTCAGCCGCATCACCAAGATCAAGTTTGAGGCCATCCCCGAGAAGGCCGGCAGCGTGACGGTCGAGTTCCCGTTCGTCTTCAATCCCTGA